The genomic window AAAAGAGGGTCGACTGCAAAAGCTCTTGGCAGAATCAATAAGAGAAAAAAATATGTGGGATATGTTTATTACATACCGTCATGAAATGAAGTACTATTTATATGTTTTCACAACATAAACGCAACACATAATAATGAGAAAGAAATCGTCCTGGATATGCCCAAAACCATCATCTTCGACTTTGCAGGAACGCTCATAAAACCAAACATCATTGAAGAAGCAAATGAACTACGCTCATCACTGATTGATCGTTCAATTCCCTCCTCTCAAGAACACGCACATCCCAAAACACTTTACAAAGCAAACGCGCAGTTCGTTGAAAAGCTCACAGGCCTTCCTGCAACAGCAAAGATTTCATACCGTAAAAATGATGGCGAACGTATGATGCTTACAGGAGAACAAGTACAACAACAAATTTCAACAACGCTTTTTCAAATAGGCGCATATGTCGTAGCAAAAAAAGAGGGGCACAATATTTTTCCTCAGGGGCTTCACGAAGTACTTGAAGAGCTCGTAGGAAAGGGGCATAAGATCGTCATTGTCTCAGGCATAAGAGAAGATATCATCTCAGGGATGCTTGCCATCGCGGGATGCGACCTTCCGTTCACCATCCGTGGACAACCTCCTATATTAGGAATACCAAATGAAGAAAATCTTCTTGACCTAGAACAAGTTGATTTTGTCGTAGGTGACAAGCTAAGCGATCTTGAGCCTGCAAAAAAACTTGGCGCAAAAACCATCTTCGTTACCTGGGGTCATGCATCAGGAGGAGAAGAAGACGTAG from Candidatus Woesearchaeota archaeon includes these protein-coding regions:
- a CDS encoding HAD family hydrolase is translated as MPKTIIFDFAGTLIKPNIIEEANELRSSLIDRSIPSSQEHAHPKTLYKANAQFVEKLTGLPATAKISYRKNDGERMMLTGEQVQQQISTTLFQIGAYVVAKKEGHNIFPQGLHEVLEELVGKGHKIVIVSGIREDIISGMLAIAGCDLPFTIRGQPPILGIPNEENLLDLEQVDFVVGDKLSDLEPAKKLGAKTIFVTWGHASGGEEDVADFVVSTPAELKNVLL